A region from the Corallococcus caeni genome encodes:
- a CDS encoding pyridoxamine 5'-phosphate oxidase family protein: MQTVKDVETLERLYGAVGQSSVLKEVDHLHPAYRPFIERSPFMVLATSGPGGLDASPRGDPAGFVVIEDAHTLLLPDRRGNNRIDSLRNILADPRVALLFFVPGVNETLRVNGRASIVIEPSMLERFPFEGKLPRSVLRITVETVFFQCSRALIRSGLWDPARHVARAELPSNGAILQALSQGTINGGEYDRELPGRLKTSLY; the protein is encoded by the coding sequence ATGCAGACCGTGAAGGACGTGGAGACGCTTGAACGCCTGTACGGGGCCGTCGGGCAGTCGTCGGTGCTCAAGGAGGTGGACCACCTCCACCCTGCGTACCGGCCCTTCATCGAACGCTCGCCGTTCATGGTGCTGGCCACGTCCGGCCCTGGAGGGCTGGATGCCTCGCCGCGAGGGGACCCCGCCGGCTTCGTGGTCATCGAGGACGCGCACACGCTGCTGCTGCCCGACCGGCGGGGCAACAACCGCATCGACTCGCTGCGGAACATCCTGGCGGATCCGCGCGTCGCGCTGCTGTTCTTCGTGCCCGGCGTCAACGAGACCCTGCGCGTCAACGGCCGCGCGAGCATCGTCATCGAGCCGTCGATGCTGGAGCGCTTCCCCTTCGAGGGGAAGCTGCCGCGCTCGGTCCTGCGCATCACCGTGGAGACGGTCTTCTTCCAGTGCAGCCGGGCGCTGATCCGCTCCGGGCTCTGGGACCCGGCCCGCCACGTCGCGCGAGCGGAACTGCCCAGCAACGGCGCCATCCTCCAAGCGCTGAGCCAGGGCACCATCAACGGCGGGGAGTACGACCGCGAGCTGCCGGGCCGGTTGAAGACCTCGCTGTACTGA
- a CDS encoding ABC transporter ATP-binding protein, with translation MAAIVLEGLVKAYGGTPVVRGLSLEVGQGELVSLLGPSGCGKTTTLRMLAGLEHPDVGVIRLGSDVVAGPGVRVPPEKRGLGMVFQSYAIWPHRSVEANVAYPLVLRKVPRHEVASHVREALRWVRLEAYAARMPHELSGGQLQRVALARALVAGPRVLLLDEPLSNLDAALREELRAEIAALRARLGTTLVFVTHDQGEALALSDRIAVMNRGVIEQVDTPERLYREPATPFVAGFVGGANVLRGEVRAGAFHCSGTDTAFELPSDAKGGPGTLVVRPEDLELGDTGTPLVLSARLFLGHAAEYRFPVGDAFLRVIGPALEGVRAGQTLRVRVRKATVFDAGA, from the coding sequence ATGGCGGCCATCGTCCTGGAGGGACTGGTCAAGGCCTACGGCGGGACGCCCGTGGTGCGCGGCCTCAGCCTGGAGGTGGGGCAGGGCGAGCTGGTGTCCCTCCTGGGCCCTTCCGGCTGCGGGAAGACGACGACGCTGCGGATGCTCGCGGGGCTGGAGCATCCGGACGTGGGCGTCATCCGGTTGGGGAGCGACGTCGTCGCCGGACCCGGCGTGCGCGTTCCGCCCGAGAAGCGCGGCCTGGGCATGGTGTTCCAGAGCTACGCCATCTGGCCGCATCGCAGCGTCGAGGCGAACGTCGCCTATCCCCTGGTGCTCCGGAAGGTGCCTCGCCACGAAGTGGCGTCCCACGTGCGCGAAGCCCTGCGGTGGGTGCGGCTGGAGGCCTATGCGGCGCGAATGCCGCATGAGCTGTCCGGCGGGCAGTTGCAGCGCGTGGCGCTCGCGCGGGCGCTGGTGGCGGGGCCTCGCGTGCTGCTGCTGGACGAGCCCCTGTCGAACCTGGACGCGGCCCTGCGCGAGGAACTGCGCGCGGAGATCGCCGCGCTTCGCGCCCGGCTGGGCACGACGCTGGTGTTCGTCACGCACGATCAAGGCGAAGCGCTGGCCCTGTCGGATCGCATCGCCGTGATGAACCGGGGCGTCATCGAACAGGTGGACACTCCGGAACGGCTGTACCGGGAACCCGCCACGCCGTTCGTCGCGGGCTTTGTTGGGGGCGCGAACGTGCTGCGCGGTGAGGTCCGCGCGGGCGCCTTCCACTGCTCGGGGACGGACACCGCGTTCGAGCTGCCCAGCGATGCGAAGGGCGGACCGGGGACGCTGGTGGTCCGCCCGGAGGACCTGGAGCTGGGGGACACCGGCACGCCGCTGGTGCTCTCCGCGCGCCTGTTCCTGGGCCATGCGGCGGAGTACCGCTTCCCGGTGGGGGACGCGTTCCTTCGCGTCATCGGACCGGCGCTGGAAGGCGTGCGCGCAGGACAGACGCTCCGGGTGCGCGTGCGCAAGGCCACCGTTTTCGACGCGGGCGCTTGA
- a CDS encoding class I SAM-dependent methyltransferase, whose translation MSRRFHSEPLLLVLRHLEASLPSGPVSIEVPDPDLGHGRYPGERVEGGLVHRPLRSWCDLAEGLSCRLRTPRAVDATHVRLTFEPLGPEASWHAGGGARTQAPQERYGAESDFARVRKFEDAGFLVPWLEAVGRLALPPGARLLDLGVNRGDELAAFADVEGIRFVGVDHSASALAEARAAFPDARHAFVQADLNALPPDLGRFDAVVSVGTLQSPGVDDRALLRKLVQEHLEPKAALLLGFPNSRFRDGEVVYGARVRNLREPDLSLLVKDLSFYRRYLHQHGFRTFLGGKYDLLLTAVRGQGFGSDAEDT comes from the coding sequence ATGTCCCGTCGCTTCCACTCCGAGCCGTTGCTCCTCGTGCTGCGCCACCTGGAAGCGTCGCTGCCGTCCGGACCTGTCTCCATCGAAGTGCCGGATCCGGATCTGGGCCACGGACGCTATCCCGGGGAGCGCGTGGAGGGCGGGCTCGTGCACCGGCCGCTGCGGAGCTGGTGCGACCTGGCGGAGGGGCTGTCGTGCCGCCTGCGCACGCCGCGCGCGGTGGACGCGACGCACGTGCGGCTCACGTTCGAGCCCCTGGGGCCGGAGGCGTCGTGGCATGCCGGAGGCGGGGCTCGCACGCAGGCGCCGCAGGAGCGCTACGGCGCCGAGTCCGACTTCGCGCGCGTGCGGAAGTTCGAGGACGCGGGCTTCCTGGTGCCCTGGCTGGAGGCCGTGGGGCGGCTGGCATTGCCACCGGGAGCGCGGCTCCTGGATCTGGGCGTCAACCGGGGCGACGAGCTGGCTGCCTTCGCGGACGTGGAGGGCATCCGCTTCGTCGGCGTGGACCACAGCGCGAGCGCCCTGGCGGAAGCTCGGGCGGCGTTCCCGGACGCACGCCATGCCTTCGTGCAGGCGGACCTGAACGCGCTGCCCCCGGACCTGGGCCGCTTCGACGCGGTGGTGTCGGTGGGCACGTTGCAGAGTCCGGGCGTGGATGACCGGGCGTTGTTGCGCAAGCTGGTGCAGGAGCACCTGGAGCCCAAGGCCGCGCTGCTGCTGGGCTTCCCCAACTCACGCTTCCGGGACGGCGAGGTCGTCTACGGAGCGCGCGTGCGCAACCTGCGTGAGCCGGACCTGTCGCTGCTGGTGAAGGACCTGTCCTTCTACCGCCGCTACCTGCACCAGCACGGCTTCCGCACGTTCCTGGGCGGCAAGTATGACCTGTTGCTCACGGCTGTGAGGGGGCAGGGGTTCGGCTCGGATGCCGAAGACACCTGA
- a CDS encoding sigma-70 family RNA polymerase sigma factor — protein sequence MNPADVFDPLRPRLLRIAYRMLGIVAEAEDVVQEAYLRWHQTDRAAVRDAEAVLVRTVTRLCLDVLKSARVRREEYVGTWLPEPIIEPVEGDDLTLTLMMALERLSPLERAAFLLHDVFGMDFEEVAKAIDRDPAACRQLASRARAHVQEARPRFPVSEAKGHELASAFHAASRSGDAHALKALLAQDVILYADGGGKAKAVLNPIYGQEKLLRFFAGLSRIATVRAAQLVYEGTIDGLPAYVTLEADGTLQTTALAIEDGRIVALYVTRNPDKLKGIRRAVGSEPS from the coding sequence CTGAATCCCGCGGACGTCTTCGACCCGCTCCGCCCCCGGCTGCTCCGCATCGCGTACCGGATGCTGGGCATCGTCGCGGAGGCGGAGGACGTGGTGCAGGAGGCGTATCTGCGTTGGCACCAGACGGACCGCGCGGCCGTGCGGGACGCCGAGGCCGTGCTCGTCCGCACGGTGACGCGCCTGTGCCTGGACGTCCTGAAGTCCGCGCGTGTCCGCCGCGAGGAGTACGTGGGCACCTGGCTCCCGGAGCCCATCATCGAGCCAGTGGAGGGCGACGACTTGACGCTGACCCTGATGATGGCCCTGGAGCGCCTGTCCCCGCTGGAGCGGGCCGCCTTCCTCCTGCACGACGTGTTCGGCATGGATTTCGAGGAGGTGGCGAAGGCCATCGACCGCGATCCCGCCGCATGCCGCCAGCTCGCCAGCCGGGCACGGGCCCACGTGCAGGAGGCCCGGCCCCGCTTCCCCGTGTCGGAGGCGAAGGGGCACGAGCTGGCCTCTGCGTTCCATGCCGCGTCACGGAGCGGGGATGCGCACGCGCTCAAAGCGCTCCTGGCCCAGGACGTCATCCTGTACGCCGACGGTGGCGGCAAGGCGAAGGCGGTCCTCAACCCCATCTACGGCCAGGAGAAGCTGTTGCGCTTCTTCGCGGGGCTCAGCCGCATCGCGACCGTGCGCGCGGCGCAGCTCGTATACGAGGGCACCATCGACGGCCTGCCCGCGTACGTCACGCTGGAGGCGGACGGGACGCTGCAGACCACGGCGCTCGCCATCGAGGACGGCCGCATCGTCGCCCTCTATGTCACGCGCAACCCCGACAAGCTGAAGGGCATCCGGCGGGCGGTGGGCAGCGAGCCGTCGTAG
- a CDS encoding carboxymuconolactone decarboxylase family protein, whose translation MKPRMNPFAVAPEAVNVMLELSKKVEALGLERSLLELIKIRASQLNGCAFCIHMHTRDARVHGETEERIYLLDGWRESPLYTERERAALGWTETLTLVSETHAPDEDYAALKPHFTEEEIVKLTLMIAIINSWNRFAIGFRNVHPVAARSDAA comes from the coding sequence ATGAAGCCCAGGATGAATCCTTTCGCGGTCGCGCCGGAAGCCGTCAACGTCATGCTGGAGCTCAGCAAGAAGGTGGAGGCCCTGGGGCTGGAGCGCAGCCTCCTGGAGCTGATCAAGATCCGCGCCTCACAGCTCAACGGCTGCGCCTTCTGCATCCACATGCACACGCGCGACGCCCGCGTGCACGGGGAGACCGAGGAGCGCATCTACCTGCTGGACGGCTGGCGGGAGTCGCCGCTGTACACCGAGCGTGAGCGGGCGGCCCTTGGCTGGACCGAGACCCTCACGCTCGTCTCCGAGACGCACGCCCCGGACGAGGACTACGCTGCGCTCAAGCCGCACTTCACCGAAGAGGAGATCGTGAAGCTGACCCTCATGATTGCCATCATCAACTCCTGGAACCGGTTCGCCATCGGCTTCCGGAACGTTCACCCGGTGGCCGCTCGCAGTGACGCCGCCTGA